TTGCCTACAGCGGGACAGGGTGGTCAGAGCCTGCCAAGCCTCCCCATCACCTCCCGGCTCCAGGGcgacctccccacccacccctgccccagctcACGTCATGACGGAGGCTTCAGCCAGGAAGGCCTGTGCAGTGGCATCGTTCTTAATGCACTTCACAGCAACCTTGTTCCCTCGGTAGTCACCCAGCATCACGTCTGCGAAGACAGCTGGGGCTTGTTCCCTGGACTCCCCGCAGTCACCAGCCCCTCCCAGGGCTCCCACCCTCTCTGGCTCACCTCCAAACTCCCCCTTCCCTATGGTCTGCAGCAGCTTCAGGTCCTTCATGTTCAGCGCCCAGCCGCCTGGGTGGGAGGTGACAGGGGGGGCAGGAGGTGGTGGTCAGGGAGCGGGGGTTAAGTCAGAGCAGGGGTCGCAGCAGAGGAAGACTGGACTATGACATGTGGGTTCTCTGGAGGTCTCCAGAGCCTCTGGGATGGGGGTCGTGCCAGGAAgcctgggtgggggaggaggcgggTGGGCAAGAGAGGGGTGGGGGTTGGCGTGGCACTCACTGCGGAAGAACTCATCCTGGGCGGCCACGGTGCCCTCCATGACCTTTGGCTTGATGAGGCGAGTACAGAGGCCATCTGCGTCTGAGGTGTAGTGCTGCAGGGCGCAGGGCAGCCCCTCAGGACCGGCCCGTGCACCACCGGTGCACCACTCTGATCTGACcaccagagggcagcagaggctgGTCCCACCCAGTCGAGTTGCTTTGGGGAGGGAGGGCTCCCCATTTTCTAGCAGGGTTAGGGAGGCCCAGACACACAGCCTGTCTCCCATGCCACCCCACACCCCAGGTGCTGGACGGACACCAGCTGTTGCTATCACTTGGCCTCACCAACAGGCCTGACTCAGCCTCTAGCCAGGTGTGCAGAGGACCCCTGCCCCAAGTCAGGCCAGTGGCAGGGACAGTGCTGAGGGTGGGTGCAGGAGGCATCTGAAGGCTGCCTGGGGCAGAGTCGGCCTTGGGAACTGCCGGACACGGGGGCCACCAAGGTGGAGCTCGAGGAGACATGCTTATACACACATGGTTGGACAGACAGTTCTGAGTGGCTGGAGGGAAGCTAGCTCTGGGATCAGAAGACTTAGATCTAGTCCTGGCACCTCCAAATCACAGCAGTGTGACCAGCAGCAGGTCCCTTAACTGCTCTGAACCTTTGTTTCCTGGCCTACATGCTGGGGTGCCATCTCCATGTGGAGGCACTGTGGGGTCAGAGATAAACCCCGGCACATGACAGGGGCTCTATGGAGGCGCAGGGAAAGGCAGGCTCGCCGAGGCCGcaggacctgcccaaggtcaccctgcCAGTGGTGGTGGGGCTACAGCCAGAACCCAGCTGGCCCTGGGGCCCCGCTCACCTCCACCAGCTGCATGAGGTTCTCAAAGTACACCTCTTCATCGATGCTGAGCTTGCTGGCGTGGTACATGATGCGGTAGTGCTCCACCTTGCCATCACAGCTCACGCACAGCGTGTAGTCCCCGGGGTAGTTGGTGCTCTCCCGCACCAGGAACAGGCCTGTCTCTGGTGGGCACAGGAGCCGCTCTGCCTGTTCCCGCGTGATCTTGCCATGGAACCAGCTGCAGGGAGGCCAAGCCTGGGGTCGTGGCAGCCCAAGGGCAGTGCTGGGTTCCACTTCCTGAAGGCCCTCCCTCTGGCTGGTGCCTCCCCGGGGTTTGTGGCTCAGACAAGCACTGAGgccctcatcctctgcttcccactCTTCATCCCCTCTGAGGTCTGCACCCACGCCCTTCCTCTTGAGAGGCCCTCATGGACATCCCAGCTCTTACTCTTGCCTCCATGCTTTGACTGACTCTCTTCCTGGGGACTCAGGGCTCccatcctcctccctcccagacTGGAGCTTCTGATCGCTCCTTGGAGGTACTCACGGCATGAGGCTGAGCTTGGTGCCTGCCTTCACACCCTCCCGCTTCTGGACATAGTTGGCTGGGATGATGCCCTCACGGCCCACCTTGTTCTTGGCTTTGTACCAATTGGGGTCCTAGGGAGAGGGGAGCCCAGACACTTTCTCAGGCTCACCCACCCCTGCAGGGGAGCAAAAACCCagaggtgggtggtgggtgggggtgtgAGGTCCCTGGTTACCTTGGTGACAGCCACAATGGTGAGCACGTCTCCTTTGCAGAAGGGGAGGTCTTGCTCAGCAGTGCCGTGGAAGTTGTACTTGGCAATACACTCTGTACCGGATGGCCAGGCGGCCTGCAGGGCAGGCAGCAGGTGGGCGGGCGCAGCTGGGGCAACCCCCACCCACCTGCCTGCACGCCTGCAAGGCCACAGCCTCTTGCCTAGCCTCCACGAGCCTGGGTGAGGCGCCCCTCCTCCACAGAGCGCTGGGCGCCTGCCAGCTGAGTCTCACCCCCTGGGCTCCCATCTTGAGTGCCTGCATCTGAATTCTACTTTGCTGAGAGCCagggctggggagaaggggagCGCATCGACCTGCATTCTCTCTTCCCTCTCGGCACCCCATGGTGGCATGGGGACCCCCGCCACACCAGACCCCCATCGCCACAGTACCTGAATTGCCGACATCTTCCTAGAAGATCTGGCGTCCCCGTGTCACAGGAAGGCCGACCTGTCACTTGGTACCATGAGAGCTGTGGGGAGAAGTGGGGGCTGAGGGGAAGCTGTGAGAAGAGACGGCGCCTCTGTCACTGAGATcctgctccctccccacaacaaTGTGAACAGATGCCAGTGGCTTCTGGAGCTGGGGTCTGGGGCAAGGGCTGCCCTTTCCAGTCTTGGCAGGCTGCGGACactgggcaggagagaagggccgAGGACCCCCAACCCTGAGCCCACTGTGACCTTACAAGCCCACAGAATGACCAACAGAGGCCACAAATCACAGCGGGTGAGTAGCACCTGCCCTGCCAGCCCATGGCGGGATATCAGCTAAGCGGTCTGCGAGGGACCACTGAGGGTGGTCACTGAGGGCGGCTGAGGTCACTGAGGTCCTTGGGATTTCGGGAAAGTCACTCGTCCTCTGTGGGCCTCTCAGTTCTGTCACCTATAGAAACTCGCCCAGGCAGTATCTCTGAAATCAAATGTAAGCCAGCTCCATGGCCTGGCCACCCCACTTCCGGGCACACACCCGAGAGATGGCAGGGCAGGTGTTGCCCAGACAGGCCCGGGAGAGCGCACGGGAGCCTGGTCTGAACAAAGTGCACACTGGGCACTGCCCAGATGCTCGCCGGGAGTGAGAGATAAGCTGTGTGTACTCACAGAACAACGGACAGCAGCAACCGTGAACCAGCCCCCACCATGGACCAGCACTGACATGTGTCCAAGCATCGTGCTGACCAAGACGCCAGGCAGGAAGCACACACGCCGTGTGATCCCATCTGAATCAGGTTCAGAATCAGGGGATTCCCAGGGCAGGATGGAGACCTCGGAGGAGGCGGCTAGCTGACTGGAAGGTGGCGAGCTCAGCTCTGGCAACTCACCGagctgtgccctgagactggTGTAGTTTCTGGTGTACATGCTGACTTCAATACAGTGGACTCCCCCAAGAAAGCGACCCCAGCCAACCTGATGCCCCCAGAGCAGCAAGTCAGCCCCGTCCTGCACACACACTCTCTGCGGCCCCAGCTCAGCACTCCCTCTGCAACCATCATCTTCCCACACACAGCCCAGAGCTGCCGTGCACCTGTCTCAGGAAGCAGAGGGATGGGACTACTGTTCCTTGCTGACAGATGAGCAATCTGAGGGTTAGGCAGGGCCAGTGGCTCTCCCATGCCTATGGTGTGTCAGAAGAGAAACGCCTCCATGTGCCTTGTTCCCAGGCTGATTCATGTGACGGACAAGGTCTGGGGCCTGGCTGACATTCATGAGCAGTGGAAGAAGACATTTAAATGCAAGTGCCTAGGGGTGTGAAGGGAGTGAGGACTGCAGAGCTCaggtgggcttcctggaggagggagcgCTGGAGCtgagcctggaaggttgcaggGCTTGGAAAGGCAGGGGCACCCCAGCTGGAAGCCCATCATGAGGGAGGGTGGGAAACAGATCCTATGGTCTGAGCACCCCGTTGTCCGCTGCAGGGGATGGTGAGTACTGGGCCTGCAGGGTACAGACCCTGCAGGGATGTGGGGCTTCAAATTCCAGGTGAGGAGACAAGCTTGGCTTCTGAGGGCCATGGGACCTGGGGCCTGAGCAGGGGGGCGTGTGGTCTGGGCGACCAGAAGGAGCCGGGGGAACCACCACCACCGCTTCCAGGCCCCACTCCTGGGGCAAGGGTCAGGCAGACCAGGCTCTGACGAGTACACAACAGGCGAGAAACTCAACCCTTCTGATCCTCGGATCTCGCACTCCGAAGGCAGGATGGGACACCCCCAGGCAGGCTGTGGAGGGAGTGGAATGAGCCCCCAGACTTGGAAGTGTCTGGCATCAACCCCCTGCGCCTGGGGATGAAGGGCTTCCCTTCCGCCCGGAACACACAGTGCTTCCTGTCCCAAGGCCAGCGCAGCAGCCTCGCCGTCTGGGCAGGGAGACCGGATCCCCCtagacacacacactgacacgACGGGGCCACCATGAGCACAGGAAGCAACTTCGGGCTCCCGAGAACCACCTGTGGGAGCCACGAACTCCTCTTGCCCccatttcatagaaatggaaaccgaggctcaggagCTTGCAACAACTTGCCCTAAGGCACACCACTAGTTAGGGGTGATGGTCTGGAACTTGAATCGGGGTCGCTCTGTGGTTGGCTGGGTCCTCAACCTGCAAGCCCTTCTGCACAGGGGCTCTGCCAGCCCTCCGCATCCCCATGTCTCCCCCGCCCTCCATAGAGGGCGCGGAGGCTGAGGCACCGTTAGTCACCCTCTCGGCTGTCAGTTTGCAAACACTCTCTCCCCGGCCTGCAGCTGCCGCTGCCGCCTCCCCACTGACTtgaggataa
The nucleotide sequence above comes from Bubalus kerabau isolate K-KA32 ecotype Philippines breed swamp buffalo chromosome 19, PCC_UOA_SB_1v2, whole genome shotgun sequence. Encoded proteins:
- the CSK gene encoding tyrosine-protein kinase CSK; the encoded protein is MSAIQAAWPSGTECIAKYNFHGTAEQDLPFCKGDVLTIVAVTKDPNWYKAKNKVGREGIIPANYVQKREGVKAGTKLSLMPWFHGKITREQAERLLCPPETGLFLVRESTNYPGDYTLCVSCDGKVEHYRIMYHASKLSIDEEVYFENLMQLVEHYTSDADGLCTRLIKPKVMEGTVAAQDEFFRSGWALNMKDLKLLQTIGKGEFGDVMLGDYRGNKVAVKCIKNDATAQAFLAEASVMTQLRHSNLVQLLGVIVEEKSGLYIVTEYMAKGSLVDYLRSRGRSVLGGDCLLKFSLDVCEAMEYLEGNNFVHRDLAARNVLVSEDNVAKVSDFGLTKEASSTQDTGKLPVKWTAPEALREKKFSTKSDVWSFGILLWEIYSFGRVPYPRIPLKDVVPRVEKGYKMDAPDGCPPAVYEVMKNCWHLDAATRPSFLQLREQLERIKTHELHL